The following are from one region of the Armatimonadota bacterium genome:
- a CDS encoding helix-turn-helix domain-containing protein, whose amino-acid sequence MKAHCGLHGFAELCEPFGTRRSTGYKWVSHFAADGFAGLAQRSNVPRSGPHRTPEAICALL is encoded by the coding sequence GTGAAAGCACATTGCGGCCTGCATGGGTTCGCGGAGTTGTGCGAACCATTCGGCACACGCCGGTCCACGGGCTACAAATGGGTGTCACATTTTGCTGCGGATGGCTTCGCAGGCTTGGCTCAGCGTTCAAACGTTCCTCGGTCGGGTCCACATCGCACACCGGAGGCCATCTGCGCGCTGTTGTGA